The region ACTGAGGTGCCTTGAGGCTTATGACCGAAAGCAGAAAATATTTGGTATAGTTCAGGGTGGGGAGTACAGGGATTTGAGGGAAAAATCTGCCAGGTTCATAAACTCTCTGCCCTTTGACGGTTTCGGCATCGGTGGCTCACTTGGGAAGAGCAAGAGAGACATGCTCAACATTCTCGAGTGGGTCATTCCACTGCTTGACAGAGAGAAACCTGTCCATCTTCTCGGCATTGGAGGTGTGGAAGATATTTTCGAGGGTGTGGAGCGCGGGGTTGATACATTTGACTGTGTAACTCCGACAAGGTGGGCAAGGAGAGGAGTTCTTTTCGTATCCCCTTTCAGCGGAGGAAACAGAAGAAACAAGTTCAGGGTGCACATCAAAAGGAGTGAGTTCAGGCTTGATGACAGACCTCTCGACGAGTGGTGTGATTGTTTTGTGTGTCAGAACCACTCGAGAGCATATCTGCGACACCTTTTCAAGGCCAACGAATTAACGTTTTTCAGACTTGCGTCATACCACAACGTTTATTTTATGGTGAAGCTTATGCGAGAAATTAGAGAGAGCATCGTTTTAGGCAGGTTTTTTGAGCTTAAAAAAACATGGCTTGGTGCCTGATTCCTATCTTTTTAAAGATCTGGCCAGCCTGCAGAGCTTCTCCACTTTTTCAACGGATATCTCATCTCCTGCTTTAAAGTAGCTGCCGACAATAAATCCATCAGCGTACTCTGCAAACCGAGCAATATTTGATGGATTGACGCCGCTTCCAGCAAAGACCGGAATGTTAACTGACTCTTTAATCTCTTTCAGTTCAGTTAGGTCAGGAGCCATGCCCGTCTTCTTTCCGGTTACAATGAGCGCATCCGCAAATGTCCTTTCGATGTTTTCGAGATAGTCCTCAATGGCCGCAAAATGCACTGCATGTTTCACGTTTATGTCCGCATAAACCTCTGCCTTCAGATCAATCATTCGCATGTATCTTGCGAGCGTGGCTGCTGCAGGCTCGAGGAAACCCTCCGGTGCTGCCGATGGAAATGCTGCCTGGTTCACCCTTATGAACTCTGCCCCAACAGCCTTTGCAATTGCGCAGGATGCGATAGCGTCGTTTCTCAGCACATTTACGCCTACGGGTATGTGGGTCTCTCTCTGGATTTCTTTTATCACGGCAGTCATGCATGCCACAGTCTCTTTTCCGACTTCTTTGAGATATGGAGAATCTCCGTAGTTCTCCACGAGAATCGCAGAAACCCCTCCTTCTTCGAGCCTCCTTGCGCTTCTGACCGCATGCTCAATAACCTCGCTAAAATTGCTGTAGCGCGGTGATCCCGGCAGGGGTTTTAAATGAAGTACTCCAATTATCATTCTAAGAACTTTTCTCCTTCTTCAGTTATCACGTAAACGCCTTTTTCAGGGGAATCAAGCAGACCCTTTTTTCTTAGTGGTGCAAGTCTGCAGGACACCTTCGAAGTGGGAACTCCAAGCTTTTCTGCTATCTCCTTGGCTTTTGCAGGTTTGCCGAGTTCGGCAAGGGCTTTCAAAATTGCCCTGTTCATATCCTCTGCCATACTGCTAAATTGGTATGCTTGGATATAAATTTTGTCAGAATGATAAGGAAACTGATTTAAATCTGTGTGCCTTCTGCATAACATGAGCAAGGTTGTGCTGTGTTATTCAGGTGGCCTTGACACCACCGTTTGCATTCCTCTGCTTAAAGAGCGCTACGGTTTTGCTGAGGTGATCACGGTTACGGTTGATGTGGGCCAGCCAGAGAGTGAAGTCAGGAGGGCTGAGGAGAGGGGTAAGAGATACGCTGACAGACATTACACCGTGGATGCCAAGGAGGAGTTCGTAAATGCCGTTTTTCAGCTTGTAAAGGCCAACGGAGACTATGAGGGTTATGTGCTTGGTACTGCACTCGCAAGGCCGATAATTGCTGAAAAGGTTGCTGAGGTTGCGAAAAAGGAGAATGCAGATGCTGTGGCTCACGGAGCTACCGGAAAGGGAAATGATCAGCTCAGGTTCGATAACATTTTCCTTCAGCACGGGTTCAAGGTCATAGCTCCTATGAGAGAGCTTAACCTTACACGGGAGTGGGAGATAGAGTATGCGAATGAGCATGGTATCGACATTCCCGTAACGAAGGACAAGCCCTGGAGCATTGATGAGAACATCTGGAGCAGGAGTATAGAGGGTGGGAAGCTTGAGGACCCATCCTATGTTCCCCCTGACGAAATATACGAGTGGACTAAGGGCGGTAAAACGGAAGAAGAGATAATAACTATAGAGTTTGAAAAGGGAATACCGGTAGCTCTCAACGGTAAGAAAATGAATGGGATAGAGCTGATTATGGCGCTCAATGAAATCGGAGGAAAGCACAGGATTGGCCGGACTGACATGATGGAGGACAGGGTTCTTGGTCTCAAGGCGAGGGAAAATTACGAGCATCCCGCGGCCACAATCCTCATCACCGCACATAGAGATCTCGAAAAGCTGGTTTTGAGCAGAAGAGAGCTGAAATTTAAGAGATTCGTGGAGGAGGAGTGGGCGGAACTTGTTTACTACGGTTTGGTAAACGATCCTCTCTTCCACGCTCTCAACGCCTTCATAGACAAAACTCAGGAGAGGGTTACCGGCTGGGTGAAACTGAAGCTCGGAGATGGATATGTTATGCCCGTAGCGAGAGATTCGGAGTATTCACTGTATGACGAGGAACTAACGTCCTTTGACTCCATTGTCGTGGATCAGTCACTCGCAGAGGGTTTCTCTATGTTTCACGGTCTTCAGGGGAGAGTGTTTTACCGGGTTGTGAAAAACAGGAGAAATTAGATATCAACAACGACGAAAGCATACCAGGCATCTTTTCTTTTTTCAACAGTGAAATTGTGGAGCGTTATGGCTTTTGGCTCCATTTTGACCTTCTCCGGACTGAGAATATCTCCTTTAAGAACTCCTCTCGCTGTAAATCCATCACTCTCCTCGACTTCCACCTCTACAAGTTTCCCCGCAAATTTCTCGGTGTCGAAAAGGTACAGCAGTTCATTGAGCCATGAGTACAGCAGGTAGTCCACCGAATCCTCATGGACATGGACTTCCCTGATAGTATCTGCCTTCAATTCTTCGACATAGGCAAAGGCATCGTAAAAAGCGAGAGATGCATCTCTCAGAAGCTCTGAGATCGTCTCTGCTACAATCTCAAATGCGGTATCTGCGGTGTGGTCGATGAACCGGTACATACTGGTACTGGCTGAAGACGTTTAAAAAATGTTGGCAGAAGTTTAATTAGCAATCGTGCCCGAGAATCTCTGCCATGATTCGGAAACTCAACTTCAAGGGATGTAACTGCTACCTGATAGATGATTCCGGAAAGACCTATCTTGTGGACACGGGAACTCCTGGAAACCTGAAAAGGGCTAAGAAGTGCATAGGAAATCTGGACGGGATCATCCTGACCCATGCCCATTACGATCACGCTGGCAGCGCTTTTGAGATCTCGGAGTTTTTCTCGTGTGAGGTGTATGCGCACATTGCAGAACACCCATATCTTGAAGGCAGGGGGGAGTTTCAGTTCAATGGATTTGTGGGCAGGATGATAAAAAGGCTTGAGTCGCTAAGACCGATGAAATTGATTCAGGCTGAGGACGTTGAAAAGCTCAGGCTGAGAGAGTTTGATGTTGTCCATGTTCCCGGTCACACTCCTGGAAGCATCATGCTTCTGAAGGGGAATGAGGCGATCGTGGGAGATCTCATCAGATTGAGAAAGAAACGCTTTATTGCGGGGGAGTATGTTGTGAGACCATCCTCAAGAAACTTCAACTGGAACCAGAGTGAGTATGTCAAAAGCCTTGAGAAACTGGGAAACCTCACACCTCTGAAAGTTTATCCCGGTCATGGTGTGAGCATCACTCTGGAAAGGAGCTTCATGGAAGGGCTGGGAGTCCGGAGAAGATGAACTGGAATAGGTTTCGGGAAGAGACTCTGGAAAAGTACAGAAAAGCGGAAATTGATGGGTGGATCAAACCCATAACCGATGATATTAATTCGGCTGAGTGTTTTGTTACTCTCTCGAGCTGTGCTGGACGGTTTGCGGTAATGGATATGCCCGAGTTTGGAGATAAGAGAAACTCTGTTTTTCTCGGAAAGTGGCACGATGTGCCGGCAGTGGAGGATGTATTGAATGCCATTCGAAGAGGTGTCATGGAGACGTGGTTCATGCTCCATCCACCAATACTTCACGTGTCCTGCAAAGATCTGGAATCTGCCCGCATTTTGCTCGATATTCTCAGAAAATCAGGGTTCAGAAGGGCAGGAATAATATCCTTAAAAAGGATGGTTGTGGAGATTGCCGGGCAGGAAAGGATTGAATTCATAGCGGCGAGAAACGGACAGGTTTTCACGGATGCTGTTGTTCTCAGAGAGAACTACCTTGAGGCGGTGAAAAAGCTGGAAATGGGCAGAAAGAGGTTTGAAAAATTCCACAGCATTTTCAGAGAAGTTTTTCTATAATCTCCGGGTTTGCCGAAACCTCCATCGGCTTCTCGCATACTCTTATTATCTCCTCAGGATCCTTCAGCAGGTTCCCAGTTGCTATGCATACAACAGTGTCATAATCCAACTCTTCTTTCAGGAACCCTGCGAGACTCGAAGCACTGGCTGGTTCCACTCCCACGCCCTGCTTTGCAAGGAATTTCTGTGCCTCGACTATTTCGCTGTCAGTAACTCTGAGAACTCTCCCGCCAGAATCATAGATCGCCTGAAGCGCTTTTTTCGCGTTCACGGGATTTCCTATCCTGATAGCCGTTGCAATGGTCTCCGGGTTGCTGACTGGCTCAATTTCATCCTTATTCTGGACAAATGCTTTGTACACGGGATCTGCACCTTCTGCCTGAACGCCAACCATTTCGGGAATGTTGTCAGTGTATCCAGCCTCTTTTAGTTCTCTGAATCCTTTGTATATTGCTGAGATATTGCCTGCATTTCCTATGGGGACAAATACTGCATCCGGAACGTATCCGAGCTGGTCCACTATTTCATACGCTATGGTTTTCTGACCTTCAAGCCTGAACGGGTTGATCGAATTCAGAAGGTATATTTCATTCCTTTCAGTAAGCTTTCGAACGATTTTTAATGCAGCGTCAAAATTGCCCTTTATTGCTATGACTCTGGCTCCGTGCATCATTGCCTGGGTCAGTTTTCCCAGAGCAACCTTGCCCGATGGAAGAATGACGTATGCTTTCAGTGAGGCTCTTGCAGCATACATCGCCATTGAGGCAGAGGTATTTCCTGTAGAAGCGCACATCACGCTTCTTTTTTTCAACTCCAAGGCTTTCGTTATTCCGACGGTCATGCCTCTGTCCTTGAACGATCCTGAGGGGTTGAGGCCTTCGTGTTTGATATAGACCCTGGAGCTTTTGCCTGTTTTCAGTGAATACAGAGGAGTACCACCTTCAAATAATGTTACGGGGTCAGTTTTAACGGGAATAAGGCTTCTGTACTTCCATAACGTGATGTTGTTACCATCAAGCCTGAAGTCTGCATTGCTCAGGTCGACAATGACCTCTAACAGCCCTCC is a window of Geoglobus acetivorans DNA encoding:
- the tgt gene encoding tRNA guanosine(34) transglycosylase Tgt — encoded protein: MKFTIIAEDGMARRAVLKINGKRLDTPAFVPVATLASVRGLDVRDLREMGVQAVISNTYHLHMKPGDELIRQYGGIHRFMNYDGIVMTDSGGFQAFSLGFGMEHGVGKIADNIFLEGLKSAEYRGERWAFVDDDGVTFRDPLYSRKARFTPEISMRIQSNLGSDIIFAFDECTSPLSNYDYTKKALERTHKWALRCLEAYDRKQKIFGIVQGGEYRDLREKSARFINSLPFDGFGIGGSLGKSKRDMLNILEWVIPLLDREKPVHLLGIGGVEDIFEGVERGVDTFDCVTPTRWARRGVLFVSPFSGGNRRNKFRVHIKRSEFRLDDRPLDEWCDCFVCQNHSRAYLRHLFKANELTFFRLASYHNVYFMVKLMREIRESIVLGRFFELKKTWLGA
- a CDS encoding BtpA/SgcQ family protein produces the protein MIIGVLHLKPLPGSPRYSNFSEVIEHAVRSARRLEEGGVSAILVENYGDSPYLKEVGKETVACMTAVIKEIQRETHIPVGVNVLRNDAIASCAIAKAVGAEFIRVNQAAFPSAAPEGFLEPAAATLARYMRMIDLKAEVYADINVKHAVHFAAIEDYLENIERTFADALIVTGKKTGMAPDLTELKEIKESVNIPVFAGSGVNPSNIARFAEYADGFIVGSYFKAGDEISVEKVEKLCRLARSLKR
- a CDS encoding ArsR family transcriptional regulator, with the protein product MAEDMNRAILKALAELGKPAKAKEIAEKLGVPTSKVSCRLAPLRKKGLLDSPEKGVYVITEEGEKFLE
- a CDS encoding argininosuccinate synthase; amino-acid sequence: MSKVVLCYSGGLDTTVCIPLLKERYGFAEVITVTVDVGQPESEVRRAEERGKRYADRHYTVDAKEEFVNAVFQLVKANGDYEGYVLGTALARPIIAEKVAEVAKKENADAVAHGATGKGNDQLRFDNIFLQHGFKVIAPMRELNLTREWEIEYANEHGIDIPVTKDKPWSIDENIWSRSIEGGKLEDPSYVPPDEIYEWTKGGKTEEEIITIEFEKGIPVALNGKKMNGIELIMALNEIGGKHRIGRTDMMEDRVLGLKARENYEHPAATILITAHRDLEKLVLSRRELKFKRFVEEEWAELVYYGLVNDPLFHALNAFIDKTQERVTGWVKLKLGDGYVMPVARDSEYSLYDEELTSFDSIVVDQSLAEGFSMFHGLQGRVFYRVVKNRRN
- a CDS encoding archease, with protein sequence MYRFIDHTADTAFEIVAETISELLRDASLAFYDAFAYVEELKADTIREVHVHEDSVDYLLYSWLNELLYLFDTEKFAGKLVEVEVEESDGFTARGVLKGDILSPEKVKMEPKAITLHNFTVEKRKDAWYAFVVVDI
- a CDS encoding MBL fold metallo-hydrolase, yielding MIRKLNFKGCNCYLIDDSGKTYLVDTGTPGNLKRAKKCIGNLDGIILTHAHYDHAGSAFEISEFFSCEVYAHIAEHPYLEGRGEFQFNGFVGRMIKRLESLRPMKLIQAEDVEKLRLREFDVVHVPGHTPGSIMLLKGNEAIVGDLIRLRKKRFIAGEYVVRPSSRNFNWNQSEYVKSLEKLGNLTPLKVYPGHGVSITLERSFMEGLGVRRR
- a CDS encoding tRNA-wybutosine modification methyltransferase TYW3, coding for MNWNRFREETLEKYRKAEIDGWIKPITDDINSAECFVTLSSCAGRFAVMDMPEFGDKRNSVFLGKWHDVPAVEDVLNAIRRGVMETWFMLHPPILHVSCKDLESARILLDILRKSGFRRAGIISLKRMVVEIAGQERIEFIAARNGQVFTDAVVLRENYLEAVKKLEMGRKRFEKFHSIFREVFL
- the thrC gene encoding threonine synthase, which translates into the protein MYLLRCIECGEEYETDSLYTCTKCGGLLEVIVDLSNADFRLDGNNITLWKYRSLIPVKTDPVTLFEGGTPLYSLKTGKSSRVYIKHEGLNPSGSFKDRGMTVGITKALELKKRSVMCASTGNTSASMAMYAARASLKAYVILPSGKVALGKLTQAMMHGARVIAIKGNFDAALKIVRKLTERNEIYLLNSINPFRLEGQKTIAYEIVDQLGYVPDAVFVPIGNAGNISAIYKGFRELKEAGYTDNIPEMVGVQAEGADPVYKAFVQNKDEIEPVSNPETIATAIRIGNPVNAKKALQAIYDSGGRVLRVTDSEIVEAQKFLAKQGVGVEPASASSLAGFLKEELDYDTVVCIATGNLLKDPEEIIRVCEKPMEVSANPEIIEKLL